A genomic segment from Epinephelus fuscoguttatus linkage group LG17, E.fuscoguttatus.final_Chr_v1 encodes:
- the mrpl36 gene encoding 39S ribosomal protein L36, mitochondrial, whose product MAPLLLKHLAASLTRQVAQMSRLHLSFSSPAASAYRCLCTLTSAPHTLLLSSARVSSIQPPSSGSSAQCGPSLLGQCQHLPCVQPSAGMKTKSALKKRCEDCFFVRRRGRLYVFCKTNPRHKQRQG is encoded by the coding sequence ATGGCGCCCCTCCTCTTGAAGCACCTGGCTGCCTCCCTGACTCGCCAAGTGGCCCAGATGAGCCGGCTACATCTGAGCTTCTCCTCACCTGCAGCTAGTGCTTACAGATGTCTCTGCACCCTCACCTCAGCTCCACACACACTACTCCTGTCGTCAGCCAGAGTCAGCTCCATCCAGCCTCCCTCGTCCGGCTCCTCCGCACAGTGTGGACCGTCTCTGCTGGGACAGTGTCAGCATCTTCCCTGCGTCCAGCCCTCTGCAGGGATGAAAACCAAGTCTGCCCTGAAGAAGCGCTGCGAAGACTGTTTCTTTGTTCGACGGAGGGGACGTTTGTACGTGTTCTGCAAGACAAATCCGAGACACAAGCAGAGGCAGGGCTGA
- the ndufs6 gene encoding NADH dehydrogenase [ubiquinone] iron-sulfur protein 6, mitochondrial, giving the protein MAAAVGRLLSFSRNAKVLASPLRLTAVPVHRYSVEVSSTGEAITHTGQVYDEQDPRRARFVGRQKEVNQNFAIKLVAEEPVTDIEARVVSCDGGGGALGHPKVYINLDKDTKVGTCGYCGLQFKQKHHH; this is encoded by the exons ATGGCGGCCGCAGTGGGCAGACTTCTGTCCTTCAGTAGAAATGCTAAGGTGCTCGCTTCACCTCTGAGGCTGACAGCTGTACCTGTTCACCGCTACAGTGTGGAGGTGTCCAGCACCGGGGAGGCCATCACTCACACCGGACAG GTGTATGATGAACAGGATCCCAGGAGAGCCAGATTTGTTGGCAGACAGAAAGAG GTGAATCAGAACTTTGCCATCAAACTGGTGGCTGAGGAGCCAGTGACCGACATTGAGGCCAGAGTGGTGTCCTGtgatggaggtggaggagccctGGGTCATCCCAAAGTCTACATCAACCTG GATAAAGACACAAAAGTGGGCACGTGTGGCTACTGTGGATTACAGTTCAAGCAGAAGCATCATCACTGA